cgcgtcaattagggtgtctgttccctaattcttagattaccagacttaataaaaaggggcatattcgatttcgataattcaaccatagaatttagtttcacgtacttgtgtctattttgtaaatcatttataaaacctgcatgtattctcatcccagaaatattagattttaaaagtgggactataactcactttcacatatttttacttcgtcgggaagtaagacttggccactggtcgattcacgaacctataacaaatatgtacatatatatcaaagtatgttcaaaatatatttacaatatttttaatacgttttaatgttttaagtttattaagtcagttgtcctcgttagtaacctacaactagttgtccacaattagatgtacagaaataaatcgatatatattatcttgaatcaatccacgacccagtgtatacacgtctcaggctagatcacaactcaaactatatatatttttgaaatcaacctcaaccctgtatagctaactccgacattactgcatatagagtgtctatggttgttccaaataatatatatagatgagtcgatatgatatgtcaaaacatttgcatacgtgtctatggtatcccaagattacataatatattagaatacttgtataatacaatataagttagctaggatatgatttgtatagaattgttaatatttcccgtagctactaaaatcaaaaaatatccaatcttgttttacccataacttcttcattttaaatccgttttgagtgaatcaaattgctatggtttcatattgaactctattttatgtatctaaacagaaaaagtataggtttatagtcggaaatataagttacaagtcgtttttgtaagaggtagtcatttcagtcgaaagaacgacgtcttgatgaccattttgaaaaacatacttccactctgagtttaaccatgatttttggatatagtttcatgttcataagaaaaatcattttaccagaagaacaacttttaaatcaaagtttatcatagtttttaattatcaaactcaaaacagcccgcggtgttactacaacggcgtatatccggttttacagtgtttttcgtgttttctggttttaaatcattaagttagcatatcatatagatatataacatgtgtttagttgattttaaaagtcaagttagaaggattaacttttatttgcgaacaagtttagaattaactaaactatgttctagtgatttcaagtttaaaccttcgaataagatagctttatatgtatgaatcgaatgatgttatgaacatcattactacctaaagttttctggataaaactactggaaatgagaaaaatggatctagcttcaaaggatccttggatggcttgaaagttcttgaagcagaatcatgacacgaaaacaagttcaagtaagattttcactcgaaataagattgttatagttatagaaattgaatcaaagtttgaatatgagtattaccttgtattagaaagatatcttactgtaaataagaaagatttcttgaggttggatgatcactctacaagattggaagtaagctagcaaacttggaagtattcttgattttatgaaactagaacttgtagaatttatgaagaacacttagaacttgaagatagaacttgagagagatcaattagatgaagaaaattgaagaatgaaagtgtttgtaggtgtttttggtcgttggtgtatggattagatataaaggatatgtaattttgttttcatgtaaataagtcatgaatgattactcatatttttgtaattttatgagatattttatgctagttgccaaatgatggttcccacatgtgttaggtgactcacatgggctgctaagagctgatcattggagtgtatataccaatagtacatacatctaaaagctgtgtattgtacgagtacgaatacgggtgcatacgagtagaattgttgatgaaactgaacgaggatgtaattgtaagcatttttgttaagtagaagtattttgataagtgtcttgaagtctttcaaaagtgtatgaatacatattaaaacactacatgtatatacatttgaactgagtcgttaagtcattgttagtccttacatgtaagtgttgttttgaaacctttaggttaacgatcttgttaaatgttgttaacccaatgtttataatatcaaatgagattttaaattattatattatcatgatattatgatgtacgaatatctcttaatatgatatatatacattaaatgtcgttacaacgataatcgttacatatatgtctcgtttcaaaatcattaagttagtagtcttgtttttacaaatgaagttcattgttaatatacttaatgatatgtttacttatcataatatcatgttaactatatatataaccatatatatgtcatcatatagtttttacaagttttaacgttcgtgaatcaccggtcaacttgagtggtcaattgtctatatgaaacctatttcaattaatcaagtcttaacaagtttgattgcttaacatgttggaaacacttaatcatgtaaataacaatttcatttaatatatatatatataaacatgaaaaagttcgggtcactacatattataTATGTACTTCATTGATGCATATCTAAGATACACAAAGATATGTAGAAGAGTCAGAAGTCCAATTTTGGTCTTTCACTTAGTTTTTATAAACGGTATGCCAAACGTCTAAATTAGTCATTTAAGATTGTTTATTTATTCTATTAAAACGCTCACCatggaaaatatatatttattttttcggTATATGAACAAGTACGCGTATAAATCATCAATCAAATGAGGTAAACTCTCCAATCACAAGACATCAATTCTTATTATAAAATCAAGAACGTAAATCAACTACAACAGCTTATTGTATAAAATACAGTAAACATATACACTCGATCCTCTCTATTAGTTGTTCATATACACATGAACACCTAATCACTCAAAGAATTACAAGATGCTCTCAAACTATAAAACTCTAATTTGATCCGGTACAAAACTAGTAAGAGAGAGAtaaaaatatgaatatgaataaatgAATAAAAAGATATAGGAAAAGACTATTTATAATTTCCTATGTTTTACTTGGAACCCCAAATCTTTTTTGTACACCTTCAGTCCCTCTACATATCAGCAATCTTCTATTTCAGTCCTACTTCCATTAATTGCAATCAAGACCCTATACATTATCTTAGGTTGCATagaactttttactatttttgaacTACATTGAAATCTTCTGGTCCACTTATTCGTTTATTATTTAAACATATGAACGCACCAACATGTGTGTTGACGTTTtaacatgttttatctcaggtatttagCTTACATTTTTGAAGTCTTGGTATATTCTTATGTCGATCTTGTTGACTACACATTCTTTACATTTTTGTGCTTTCATTTTAATGTAATGTACTATTTTTGATATTTCGGTTCAACATTGTATTTTGAAACTATGTAAATGAATGTACTTTTGTTAAAACGACTCATGTAAAGGGCGTTGACCAAGTTATAAGACCTCTTGTTATTGTGCCATATCATAGTGGTTTTGACGGATACATTACATTGGGACACTTTTACATTACAATTTGAAATGTATTATTGAATTGCGTCATGTTAGAATGAGCCAGATATTCATTTTATGTTTTTTTTCAATGAGTTGTTTTGGCCAAATTGATGCATTTGATATTTTTCTTAGTTGATTTCAAGTTTTCAGTATAACTCAAAATATTTTTCTTATTTCAAATGCCTACGAACGGCGACGAGTAAGGCAGGTAAAGTGAATTTTCAATTTAATCTGCATTTTCGGAAGTAGCGAGGTCGTAATTAAATGAGAGATTTTTAAGTGAGAGAGAAACTAAGCCACTCACCGTATAAAGAGCAATgcaaaaatatattattaaatgaaaaataaatatgagTTGTAATCCCTTATAATGTGCTTGAAATACagaccaatcagagcgcgacatgtagagcgacaatcaaatgtgattgaatttttttttatttttttttttaaaatttagcatgtcaaatccaatcacatgtgattgtaaaactcaatcacataatttttttttttttttttttttgcaaaaaaatttttttttccaattttttttttttttacaatcacatgtgattgaatttgacatgcataatcacatgtaattgacatgtaaaatcacatgtgatttactacaTGTCaaagtcaatcacatgtgattgtcgtgacacatgtcgcactctgattaATCCTTGAATCCAACTTAAAAGTTGGATTCATTTGAATATTACTCAAATAAACATGACTTATTAACTTCACATATATACTAACTAATTTTATATATTAAGTCACTAATAAATTCCACTAGCTtttaaaaaatagaaataaaattattTTTTTCCATCAATAATTTAATTAATGATTCAATATATTGaaaattaaacataaataaataataataaattctaGTTATTAAAATAGAAAAGGTTGAGATGAGATAGTGGACGACAAACAGGTTATatgttggaaagaagaagaaggggTCCAGTCCGATCCGGTCAAAACTCATATCTTCTCTCTTACTCTCAAATGCAGAAACAACAGCAACAAAACCAACATCAACAGCTGTTCCAGTTTATGTTTATGTTCTTTTCTTTCCTAATTAACACTTTGACTTTCTATATCCAATCATCATCAACAATTACAGCTGCACTCTCTTCATCCTCCTAGATCTACTCTCATCATCTGGTTGTATCTCTTATCTATCTATCTTTACTTCTATTTCTTCAAAATATCACAACTTTTAGATTCATGTGAGTTCCACTTATATCTCCCTTTAGTACTTCACTAGGGCTTTAAATATTTATGGTTAATTTAAGGATCTAGGGCATATGTTATGAATATATGATCACTTTTTTGACCTAAagttttgatttatatatatatatttttttttttgaatttgttGTGTAATGTAAAGATTGGATGGGTTCTATTAGGAATACAGTGTATTATTGTTGTGTATGCAATGGGGGTAAGGTTTTATATGCATATAATAATGTTGAAGGAGATGATGAGATTGAAAAGTTAGCTGCTTTATGTTTAGAAAAAGCACCTTGTCATCACAAATGGTATTTTCAAACCATGTTCAATAAAACTTTtgggtttttaatggaagatgatgggtTTCTTTATTTTGCTATTGTTGATGAAAATCTTGGTTACCCAAAAAACCTTGAGTTCTTACAACATGTTCGAGACGAGTTCAAGAAAGTCACGAAAAAAGGTTCGAAACGGAGCAAGTCGAATCCGAATCCACTTGTTTTACAACAACAAATGTTACCCGTTATAAAACGTTTAATCGCTTCTTTGGAACCTTCTTCTAGTAACGATAATGTCGGTTCATCTCCTTCGCCTATTAGTAATGATAGTATTTGTCAAATTGATAATGGGGCTTCAACAAAAGCTCCTTTATTGGGGAAATCTAGTAAAGATAAACGAAAGAATAAAGATCATGTGATTTCGATTGGTGAGGAACATAGGAAGTCTGCAGATAAAGGTGGGTCCAAGGTGGATTCATCGAGTTTGGATCCTGATAATCAAGGTGCATATGTGATGGGTATTTCGTTGACTAAAGAAGTGAGTTCAATGACTAGTTTGAGTACTCAAACTGTACGAACGAAATGGTGTCACCAAGTTCGTATTGTTCTTGCAATTGATGTGGCTATTTGTTTGGTACTATTTATTGTTTGGATAGTCGTGTGTCGTGGTACTGAGTGTATCCGTTGAGATATTGTGCTTCGTTTAATGAATTGGAGATATGTGCATTTGTTATATGGAATACGTTGTGATAGTATAATGGAAGGTGCAAGAGATTCAAACATTTCCAAGGTATTGGCTTGGCCCTGATTATTGTTCATAACAAATCAATGGTTTAAGCATTTTTGTACATTTCTCATAAGTCTATTTATTGTAAATTATTTTGTTGCACTGAGCTTTGAAAGCAACTGGATGAAGGTTTTGTGATTGATCCATTAGTCCAGTTGCTTTGGTTACGTCGTACGATTTGAAAATTTTCTTTACTATACGAATATTTATTGAATCAGAGGCATCATAGAATGTGTTCCTTAATCTTGTTCGGTATGTCTGGTATGATATTCTCCAGTTTTACGATATAGTTTGTAGGTGTAATGATGGAAGATTGTGTGATTTTCAACTAAAAGTTCCACTTTGGTTGATTGTTTACCTTGAATCCGTTATTTGTGTTTTACCTATTTGTACGTGGATTAACTGGGTTATCCGGTAATCGTTTTCGACCCCTTTCTTGATAACTCTTAGATATGTTGCTGGTGAGTGAAACAGAGACCCTTTGTGAGACATAGGCTATATTGGGATGCATTTTGGTTCCAAGCCTGAGTAGGAGGACCCGCGATTAGTTGCCTGAGTGGTTTCCAAGCCTTAGTAGGGggacccgcgattagttgccaagtagCCCGGTTTCAATTCCGATAAGGAGAGGTTTTCTCCAGGATTTtttcgcgattagttgccaagcaacccggaacccgcgattagttgccaaacaACCCGGGTCAATCCTTGGAGTTTCCTACCTAGCGTGTGTGGgtcgcaaatgagagtattcgatgcgaaAATCtgcggtaaaaaaaaaaaaataggatgcATTTTGGTATTATCAATTATCATTAGACTTGCCCTTAATTTTATATTGGGTTGGAAATTGTTGTTTTGTAGTATATGTGTTTCAGGGCATGTACTCTGTTGTAATTTCATCTGAAGTCCCTATGATAAAGACATAACACTTTAATGATTAGATCAAAGTCATCTAAATTCTTTAAGAATTTTAGTTGGGTATACCTACAAAAAGAGATACTAGTGCAAAATAGGCATCAAGATTTATAATATCTTTCGGTTTGGCTATGCATCTTTTTCATACAGGTGTGCATGATCAACTTAATAAAAGTTCAAAATCATTGATTCAAAATACTTTCATATTGTTGGATGATTAGTTTAATCAAGTTTTAATATAGAAGCCAGCTGGAGACAATCAcataatatcaagaaaatataaagATATGTTATCTTAAATCTGCAGCAGATTTTGATGACTGTTTATTAGATAACAAAGGATACACTTATAACAGCCTAATACTACGCATCTGGTTCATCATCAACCGTCTACTTGTAAACTTTCTAATTCGTCTTGCCAATCGTGTTAGTAAATATGTACAAGCTGTAAGCATAAATTAACCTGAGGTTGGTTCAActtatttgataaaaataaaacTCAACTTCAACTACGCAGCCTCTCGTTGTTTATTAGACTGTGTCGTTGAAGGAGCTAGCAAAGATCTTAAACACACTCAATATTATGTGAATCTTTTAGTGTAAGGTTAAGATCACACACATATCTTGTTTCGTCACCCTATACTTTGATTCCAGTAATCTAATCAAATTAGGTCCGgtttggctcacggaatccaaTGAGACTCCGTGAGCCAAACGGGGCCTTAGTTCTTTTTGGTGGTAAAAATATCCAGAAACCTTGTTATACTACATGGATCGGCTATGCAAAATGGCCGGGTCAAAGTAGATAACGTCTTCTCTAAAAAAAACAAACATGATCATAATAGTCCAGCAGACAAAAAAATGGATCGGTCATCGATACAACGTGGCAAATCCTACTACTTCAAGTTTTCAAAAACATCACCCTTGTACATCACATCACAAAATTGTAGAGTAATGGTGTTTTTTTCTGCTAAATGAAACTTGCACAAAAAATCAATCTATTTGCATTCCAAATCATGATTCTTGGGCAAACGTTAAGCATTAACCCAAATCCTTACATCTTTTACTTTTCTTCCTTTTCTTCATCTTGTCATGGTTTCTTTCAGAAGCATCAACAGAACTCCTATTAGAAAATTCAAGTTATTTACTAGTATAACTGATTACATACATAATAAACATGATTTGCACAAACAATTTGATTCAAGAACTAACAAGATGTCTAAAATCGAAATCAAGTTGAATGACTCACCCATGGCCATTTTTTTCAGTTATTCTTGAATCTGAACCAAGCTTTTCATCCTGCAACTCATTAACATGTTCAGTGGCTGTAGTTTCTGAAGCACACCGTTTCCTTTTCctatttttcttctttttcttcttcttttcaatAGCGTCACTAATTCATGAAAAGGAACCTAGTTAATGTGTACcatccaaatatatatataatcatacatTTAAGTGCACGTAAGCGCGTGTCGATAACTAGTCATTTATAAAACTCATTCGTTACCAATAATCTTAACCAAAAATGTGATACCTTTTCACAGCATTAGCATTCATTTGATTCTCAACACAAGTGGTATCTTCATTATCGTCCTTCCTGATCACACAAATCATAATATTATAAATACATAGCTAGAGCTATTTATAGCCGATTATCATAACAAACGTAGATAGTGAAGAAATGTGAAATCATACCCTTTTTTACAGTCAACAGTTATATTGACCTTTCCTTCTCTATTTTTACATTTTAGTAAACATTTCCCACCTTTCGTTTGTTTATCAATATACTTGATCTCTTTGTTTTGAGCATCCATACATTCATTCAGTAGGTCTGAGAAAGTTATAAAAACTTAAGAAGTAAGATATAAATAAAGACATAATACA
This genomic window from Rutidosis leptorrhynchoides isolate AG116_Rl617_1_P2 chromosome 2, CSIRO_AGI_Rlap_v1, whole genome shotgun sequence contains:
- the LOC139892241 gene encoding phytolongin Phyl1.1-like codes for the protein MGSIRNTVYYCCVCNGGKVLYAYNNVEGDDEIEKLAALCLEKAPCHHKWYFQTMFNKTFGFLMEDDGFLYFAIVDENLGYPKNLEFLQHVRDEFKKVTKKGSKRSKSNPNPLVLQQQMLPVIKRLIASLEPSSSNDNVGSSPSPISNDSICQIDNGASTKAPLLGKSSKDKRKNKDHVISIGEEHRKSADKGGSKVDSSSLDPDNQGAYVMGISLTKEVSSMTSLSTQTVRTKWCHQVRIVLAIDVAICLVLFIVWIVVCRGTECIR